A window of Eubacteriaceae bacterium ES3 contains these coding sequences:
- a CDS encoding NAD(P)/FAD-dependent oxidoreductase — MERKYPNLCKPIQIGDVVFRNRMFSAPMGGTDITADCTIGPKTTAFYELRAKGGAASVTVSEVVVHPETEGSHMFHLDLQTVGSLSSFTYTADAIRRHGAIASVELSHSGQYAGTYLTDKDKKQGLAQWGPSETVRPDGLPVKELTVELIADIVAAYGRCAALAKRAGYEMIMVHGGHGWLINQFLSPYFNKRKDQYGGSLENRVRFAQEVLDCVRENVGPGFPIEFRMSGSELFDGGYTLEDGVEIAKLMESRVDLLHISAGTYQRGFGTTHPSMFVPHGCNVYLAAEIKKHVSVPVATLGGLNDPEMMEEIIASGKADVVDMARALLADPELPEKVMENRDEDIVKCLRCFVCMAERAVTSTRRCAVNPLIGREMDGMEILPAAKKKKVLVAGAGPGGLQAALIAAKRGHQVILCEASDEVGGILKGERAIPFKYEMYELGKTLGKLAKDEGVEIRLNTKVTRDYALTERADALIIAVGSEPLIPPIKGIDGKNVIVVNDYYLKKDQVKDSVIVLGGGLAGCEAAIHFAREGKKVSLVEMRDELAVDANIRHRPLLLDEIKKCEIDVRTGLKGVEVKPDGIICEDENGEHVIISGETIVAAMGQKALRQTVEELYDCAPRVSTIGDCVKPANITAAVYQGHHAALDI; from the coding sequence ATGGAAAGAAAGTACCCTAATTTATGTAAACCTATACAGATAGGTGATGTTGTTTTTAGAAACAGAATGTTTTCGGCCCCAATGGGTGGAACTGATATAACCGCAGACTGTACTATAGGACCCAAAACAACAGCTTTTTATGAACTTAGAGCTAAGGGTGGTGCAGCCTCTGTAACGGTTAGTGAAGTCGTTGTTCATCCGGAAACAGAAGGATCGCATATGTTTCATTTGGATCTGCAGACTGTGGGATCGCTCTCAAGTTTTACCTATACAGCTGATGCGATTCGCCGACATGGAGCAATAGCCAGTGTAGAACTTTCCCATTCGGGTCAATATGCTGGAACTTACCTGACTGATAAAGATAAAAAACAGGGATTGGCACAATGGGGACCAAGTGAAACTGTTCGACCTGACGGTTTACCTGTAAAAGAGCTGACAGTTGAATTGATTGCTGATATTGTTGCAGCCTATGGCCGCTGTGCGGCTCTGGCCAAACGTGCAGGATACGAAATGATTATGGTACATGGTGGTCATGGTTGGCTGATTAACCAGTTTTTGTCACCTTATTTCAACAAGCGAAAAGACCAGTACGGTGGCAGCCTTGAAAACCGTGTTCGTTTTGCCCAGGAGGTTCTTGATTGCGTCCGGGAAAATGTCGGACCAGGCTTCCCGATTGAGTTTAGAATGAGTGGATCTGAGCTGTTTGACGGAGGCTATACTCTGGAAGACGGAGTAGAAATTGCCAAGCTGATGGAATCAAGAGTTGATCTTCTGCATATTTCAGCAGGAACCTATCAGCGGGGATTTGGAACCACCCATCCTTCAATGTTTGTGCCCCATGGATGCAATGTTTATCTGGCGGCAGAGATTAAAAAACACGTCAGTGTTCCAGTTGCAACACTTGGTGGTCTTAATGATCCGGAAATGATGGAAGAAATCATTGCCAGCGGAAAAGCTGATGTGGTCGATATGGCCAGAGCACTTCTGGCTGATCCGGAACTTCCGGAAAAGGTTATGGAAAATCGCGATGAAGATATTGTTAAATGTCTGCGTTGTTTTGTCTGTATGGCTGAGCGGGCTGTCACCTCAACTAGACGTTGTGCAGTCAATCCGTTAATCGGTCGGGAAATGGACGGTATGGAAATATTGCCTGCTGCCAAAAAGAAAAAAGTACTGGTAGCTGGTGCCGGACCTGGCGGATTACAGGCGGCACTGATTGCAGCAAAACGTGGTCATCAGGTTATATTATGTGAAGCTAGTGATGAAGTAGGCGGAATCCTTAAGGGCGAACGGGCAATTCCTTTTAAATACGAAATGTATGAATTAGGCAAAACTCTGGGTAAGCTGGCTAAGGATGAAGGGGTAGAAATTCGTTTGAATACCAAAGTCACTAGAGACTATGCCTTAACTGAAAGAGCAGATGCACTGATTATTGCAGTGGGATCTGAACCGTTGATTCCCCCGATCAAAGGGATTGATGGTAAAAATGTCATTGTAGTCAATGATTATTATCTAAAAAAAGACCAGGTTAAAGACAGTGTGATTGTGCTGGGCGGTGGTCTGGCTGGTTGCGAGGCAGCAATTCATTTTGCCAGAGAAGGAAAAAAAGTCAGTCTCGTAGAAATGCGTGATGAACTGGCGGTTGATGCTAATATTCGTCATCGGCCTTTATTACTGGATGAAATTAAAAAATGTGAGATTGATGTGCGAACAGGACTAAAAGGTGTTGAAGTTAAGCCGGATGGAATTATTTGTGAAGATGAAAATGGTGAGCATGTTATCATTTCCGGGGAAACAATTGTCGCTGCCATGGGACAGAAAGCTTTAAGACAAACGGTAGAAGAGCTGTATGATTGTGCTCCTCGAGTTTCAACAATTGGTGATTGTGTTAAACCGGCAAATATTACAGCAGCGGTTTATCAGGGGCATCATGCAGCATTAGATATTTAA